Within Lolium rigidum isolate FL_2022 chromosome 5, APGP_CSIRO_Lrig_0.1, whole genome shotgun sequence, the genomic segment ATCTAGCATCGCTGCAGACCACTGTCAAGAATTTCTGACTTGAAACGGTGGTTCTGAATACCCTTTGCGTGTTCATTGCCCACTGAGTGATTGCTTCCTGCAGATGTCTCTTGTCAGCATATCTAGCACCAACTGAGATGGTGTTCATGCTGTACTCCCGAGCAGAATCGTGCCGATCATCGACTATCATTGCCTCCGACAAATCATGGTTCCAAGAAGAGGGGATCGGATCCGCCTCTTCGTTATCATCTGAAGTATCGGATCCACCGGATTCATCTGAGTCAACCTCATTGTCCactccatcctcgtcttcctcgtccatcatgttctgcatctgttcttcttcttcgtccacgCTTTCAAGCTCAACAGTATCGTCATGACCACCTGCTGCATGGCTACTCGCCCGGATTGGAAACTGCTGCCGCCGGCATCGGAACTTTGATCGCTTCGGCCTGGATGGAACGCACCCTCGCCTTCTTGGAAATTCACCACCTTCGCCTCGGGAAGCATTAAGGCGATGGGGTGAGTTCCCCTGCGCTCGCACGCTTCCAACCGAGTGCACCCACCGAGAGGTCCGCTCAATCGGCTTCAACCGCCGGAAAATCCGGGTGCCGGAGCTgctccacaaagcatgcacaccaacGGTGTATGCTTCGGGATTAAGCCCGAAATTCACCGTTAACCACTCCTTCAATCGACTAACTCGCCATGTTTTTGGGTTTGTCGGATGCAACTCCTCGTATCGAAACTCGCTCAGATCAGCTCCCATCGGAGTTGTTCGGACCGTGCCATGACCGAAGTAAACAACGAATTTTAATCTATCTGACATATCTGCTCACCTATAAAAATTACATACTCGTCAAAAAAATCTAGCACCTacactctaaaataaataaatatctaGCACCTGCAGTCCTAAATAAATACTATCTACCGGTACATATTTCAGTAACTAATGTGCGCAGCTAACGAACGCAACATGCATTATGAGTACACCATCTAATACCaggaattagggtttacccttgaagcGTGCCAAACACCTCCGTCAGCAGCTCAGCTCCTCCACCATGCAGCAGCTGCACCACcacgcagcagcagcaggagcaccaCGAAGCAGCACCACCTCCAgcagctccaccaccaccaacaccacctccaCCAAAACGCCTCAAAAACTAACCCATCTATAGATCAGCTGATTCTACAGCATTTGGTGGTCAAACTACAACAAATGGATGGATAAATCGCTCAGCAATGAGAGAAAACGCTGCTGGTCTGAGAGCAAACGAGAGAGAGAGCTGAGATGAACTGAGAGAGcagcaggaggaagaagagaggtgcGTCGGCCAGCAGGAGCGCGCGTCGGCCGAATTAAAAACACCACCGTTTCGGGCGCGGCCAGCCCGACTCGGGGTCAGGGGCGCCGAATCTTGCGCCTCGGGATGGCGCACCCCGACACCGGCTGCTCCTGCGCAGGAGACAGACCGACAACGGCCCGGCGTGGCCGACAGCATCGCTTCGGGCGCACTGACCCCGACTTTGGCCATCCCCACCAGATTCCCTCCACTTCGGGTTCGCCGACCCCGATTTTGTAATTTCGGGTTAGCGgaccccgacggtgtattatttctgaaatttgccAAAAACGACTATTATTTCTGGAATTAAtattaaaaagtgtattatttaaaaaaaattcgccaCGAGGACCGCAAACTCACCCTGAGCACGATGACGTGCTCCCCTATGGCATGGGTGGACGTAGGCAAGTGGATCGAAAACCGTGACCGACTGGAATTCAAGGACTGACGCTGAACCTGAAACAGATTCAGTACTACACCCATATTCACCGCCAAAATATGAGTCACTTGCAAGCTAACAAACTAACATGGATTCAGTACTACACCCATATTCACTGCCAAAATATGAGTCACTTGCAAGCTAACAAACTAACATTAGTCACTTGCTGACTCCTGTTTGGACACGAGATCAAAATTTATGTCTCCAGAACAGAACATAATCCAAGATCgttctttaatttttttttggatcaGTAACTAGCCAAACAACAATTTATATTCATACATATTCAGCTACCCTTAACCAGAGAACGTCCACATAGCCAAGTCTAGAGGTTGATGAGGTTCTAGGTTTGAAATCCCACTCTCCTCCTTAGAAGTGAACAAATAAGTAGTCCTCCCTTTGTCAACTTCTTTTACATATTGTAATAACAGGGTAGTGCTGCTAACTTCAGTAGAAATAATCAAGAGAAAACATGGTTAGTTTCGACATGCTTAATGTGAGATACTTTGATCATCTGAGCAAGCATATTTAGTCTCATTTCGGGAGACTACACATGAGAGAGGTGGCAGCTTTTGCTCTTTTTACTGTTGCCCTAATTTTGTCCTTGTTTCGCTTCAGGCTCTCCCGATCAGTCCTTATATTGCTGCTCTCTTCAAGTAAATCATCGATTATAGCACTGCCAAGCTCCTGATCAACTTTCCACAAAGTTGATTCGGTCTTCAGTCCTTCAACAACTTCTGTACACATAAGCATTTGTTCCTGCACTTCAGCTTTGTGTTGCTTGAGTTCTGAAGCCAAAACAATAGTCTCAATATCATTTGCGATTGTGTTGATCACAACTGACTCGTGGTGGTAGTTTGCAAGCAGATTGCACAACTGAAATTGGCTGCACCCTTCCATATCATTTACAGGTATAGCATTATTCACTTGAAGCAGACTCAGATCTTCAAGCATTCTGTCCTTCAACATTTCATTGAGAAgcaaagcttcgtccaactggtgGTGCAGATCTTCGTTTTCTTTTGATTCAGCTGCCAAAGCACCCCTGTTGGTAGCGAAAATCTCGTCAATCAAAATAGACTGTTCACTGTGCATGGAGTTTGACCCTGACAACATTGCCTCTTCTTGTCTATGCAGATGCATAATGTTCTTTCCAAGTTCAGTTCCTTGTTTGTTCTTTGCAACAGAAACTGCATTAGGTTGACTAACTTTCCTTGCCAACTGCTCCTCTAGAGCACATACAGTACTTTGGAGATCATCAACTGATCTCTCCAACACCTTGACTTCTTTGACCTTCTCTTCGGCACATGTCTTCATTTCATCTGCTATCTATAGAGGTACAACAGAAGGGTTATACAAGAAAATTATCACAAGCGGTACTAAGTGAGAGAAAAATAAAGTAGGTAGCTGAGCACCTGCCAAGCCTCTGTAGCAATTGCTTCACGTTCTTCTGCCAATGCCTGAGCCCTCCCCAGCTTATCTCTCAAGATAAGCGCCTGAGAGTCACAGCATTGTTTCTCATCCGAAAGCTTGGAGAAGTCATTTTGCAACTTTTGAAGGAAGCTGTTCCTTTCATCAAGTAAAATTTTCAGCTCAGTTAACTTTTCTTCCATTTTTTCAGTGGCATTACTTTCACGGGTTAACTCCTCTTCCATAAAGTAACTGCGACGTTCAATACAGTTGAGCTGAGATCTCAACTCATTGTTCTCCAGAGAAACTGCACCTAGTTCACTAGCTGCATTTGCTAGCTGCTTCTCCAGCACAGAAATTTTTTCGTTATGATTCATGTTGGTAATATCAATCTCTTCAGTCAAAACGGACAGTTTATTATACATGGAATCTGCCCGTGCCAACATTTCTTCTTCTTGTGCTTGCAAACGCAGAATTTTATTTCCAAACGAATCCAATTTTGAGCTCAGTTCAGTTGCTTCTTGTTCTTTCTTCGCAATAAGACCAAAATTATTGTTGATGTCGACTAGCAACTTCCCTTTGAGAACACTACACATTTCCAGTCTAGCTTCATAGCACTTCTCTTTGTCAATCATTTCTGACTGCAACTGAAGGACCTGAGAACTTAAATCTTCAATGGTTTCTTGACTCTTGAGATGGCATTCTCTCgcattttctttttcttgcaGAAGCTTGGCTATTTGAGACTGCAACATCTGCAATTCGTTGTCAGCAGACCCCCTCTCCTGCAAAAATGACTTTCTTTCAGTTTAGGATGGTGTTATATATAACAAAAATAGGACTAAAATTTTGCAAACAACACCTTTAGGATATATATCTGATTTTGCAAAGTCTGAACGTCTCCTAAAGAGTCTTCATTCACAAGAGCCTTCAAATTCAAACAGAAAATAATTGTCAAGTGGCTGGTATTTTGGGGGTTGCTGACAAGACATAAGAGACAAATACATACATTGTTTTGAATGCGCCTTGCACGTTGAGCAAACTTGAGGGTACTGAGTGTTTCCTTACTTGAACTACATAAATACATAGAAAGTTGTATGAGCATACGAAGCAAGGTCTCATGCTTTCTTCAGTTCAGATCAAATGCAAGTCAAACAGTTCATTACCACAATGAAGGGCTAACATTTGCGATAATCAACGTCTTCGAGTTTCCACCAAGTGAATCCTATATGTAAAAGGAGGACTATAATAAACAATTATCAAGAGAAAACAGTAACAGAGAACACAGTAGCAGGGTATTATTATCTTGGTTGTTACCTGGAGAAGGAACGTCAATTTTGAATCCCTATAAGGAATGTGCCATTTCTTCCCAGATGTGCGATCAACTAAATTAGTTATCACAAGGCTGAAATTCACAATCCAGGAAAGTAGGCATGGCTGAATAGCGGCACACTCAAATATTTTTTTCCAATTTAAAATAGTTTTAACTATGATTTTCAGTGTTAGTCATGAACCTGAGTGTTAACAATGATTTGTTAATATTGGAAGCTTCCTTAAGCCGCTCACCTTCAGCACCAGATGCCGTTTGCCTGTTTTAAGTGCATCTATCAAAGAATCGGGGCTCCACTAGGTACAATAAGTTGCGAGACAAGTCAGTTTATTGACCTACCTTTCGGACCCAGCAAGATCAACTAGATTCAGTCTTGCAAACCGTGAGTTACAAATGGAATCCTTCTCCCACCTACTCTCGATAGTGCATGTGAATACAGTGTGCGAGCGGCTACTCGCAGAATTCATGTTTGTCGCAGACACTTTCCTATTAACAGAACTCTGCGCAAGGTTTCAGGCATATGCATTTAATTATATTAAGTTCACAGTCGTCATAGCATATTTGCAAGAAAAGACACAAGAACAATGTATTACCTGCGTCAAAAGTGTCATGATGTCACCGACACTGGTAACTTCACGTTCGGTCAAATTTTCAACATAGGCTCCAACGTTCGTATCTTCTCGGAGCTACACATGCATTAGCTTGATGCTTAGTACAAGTAATTAAATAATAGCATTGCACTAGCAAGTCATATTCATATTCGTTTGAAGCAACAACATGAAAGCATACCAGAAGATTTGTGGATGAAGGGTCAACaagatctgtaatttgttcattgtAAATCTCCAGGAAAGAACACTTGCAGTTGTACTTGAGCTTCTCATCCCTCCTGCTTTCTTCTTCCTGAAATTTTGGGATGCACGCATAAGAAATTTGAAATCCATAGCATTATAAGACACTTCACCATGTAGTGAGCAACAACTATCTGTTATCTACTGAGATGGAAAAAAAATATACCTCTCTGATTCTTGCAATTAATAACTCAAAAATGCGTGGTATCATGCCACATTCTGGACCAGGATTCACTCCCAACTCAGTGATTTCACCAAGCATTGTGTGTGTCTTTCCACTTCCAGTCTGCAAACGATTAAAAGTTGAAGCATACGGATACAGTTCTACATGATAAGTACAACAAAAACAAAGGTCATAAGGATATACCTGCCCATAAGAAAATACGCAGCTGTTGTATCCAGCCATACAGTTCTCGACCATTGGTAAACCAGCAACTCGGAAAAGCACTTCCTGCGAATGCAAATTCAAGATTGGATCACAATCCAAGATTTAGCATCAGAGTATGAATCAAATTCTTCTGAAGCAGACCTGATTCACTGATTCACAAGCAACATGGTCGAACTTAAAACATAATTCTGGGTGTCCGGTCCATGTGATGCTCTGAGCACTTTCTTGTCTCAAGCAGCGATTATAACCACAAAGGTTTTTCTCAGTGTTATTCAAAGGGCGGACACGGATAACAACCTGGAGAAGAAAACACAAATGTAAGGAATAGCAAAGTTGACTCTCCAACAGGTGTACTGGTCCGAATTTAGTACACATCCACACTTGCCTGTTATAAACGCAAACTGAAAGGGAAAAAAAAGTTCAGCAAACTCATCTCTTGGACAGCTTGGTAATAAATAAATGGAGGACTTTTTGAGTTATACTACTAGATATCATTACTGAATTACGATGCATTTCCAAGATACAGGTAAGTGGTTATAAATGAGCAAACAATGTGAACTAAGAGCTTGCTGTCATAATTCCCAACCAACCAATAATAGCACAAGGCAGCAGCAAAAATCAGCAGCAGGTGCATACCTGCACGTTGTTCTCCATCCAGAAGGAGGGGTCCTCATGGAGCTCAAAATGCGGCACCTCCTCGGTATTCACCGCCGTAGCGTGCAGCGCCCTCGGCGCCAACTTCAGTCCACCGCTGGCCCTACCCGGCTTCAACGTGCTCTTGGCCGGCTTCCGCTGGACGGACCCACCTCCAGCGGTCTTAGCGCGATGCACACTGTGAGCAGCAATCACACTGCGGGGTGTTGCTGCGCTCACCCGTGACGGTGTCTCCTCGCCACGGGGCGGGGGCCGCCGAACCCGACTCAAGGATGGGGATTTCAACGGCGTTTCCACcggcaacttgagcttcctcttaAACTGTGTCACTGGCGTCCGGATATCAAGGAGACGATGCCGGGTGGACGCGGCGCCGGAGCCCTTGGCGGCCACATGGGCGAGCACGGTGTCCGGAGCATTGCCGTTGCCGCCGGCTCCCGACTCGGAAGCCCTCCCAAGAGTATGCCACAGAGATCCGCCGAGACGACCCACCATGTTGCAGAAACACCAGCAGCTGAATGCAGGAAAAAAATAACAGATCAGACAGAGAATGTACCTCCAAAATCAGGATACAGTATGCATCACCAAAGCGAAAGATACACATttcttttcgcaaaaaaaaaaaaaaaaagatacacaTTTCTGAACCTGCATCACGTCACCCCTCGCACGTCTAAACATAGACTCCGCCCAGAACCAATCAGAGATGCGTACATCATCATCGCAGCTAACCCTAGTTCCGCACCCAAATCGcatgatcttttttttttctactagtagagaaaatagaaagaaaaaaaaaaaatctgaaatgccCCCAATCCACCTAATTCCGCCCGCCTCGCGGATCCGATGAGCTAGCATCAGCAAATGCCCCAATCCACACGCGCGCCGTTCATCGGAACCCAACAAATGCGAGAAACCAGGGAGAGGAAAAGGAATGGGACTAGGAGGTTTACCGTCGGAGATCGAGGCTGGGCGATTCCCGGCGGTGGCGGGcgggcggcgaggcgaggcggtgCTCTGCTCTGCTCGCCGGCCTCCCGAAATCCTCtagtctcttcttcttctctctgtcATAAAGTGGGCGGCACACGATGAGGCGGCTTCAAATTTAAAGCCACTTCTTTTGGCTTGTCCTGTAGCGGGAGAAACCAAGTCCAAAGTCAGTCGGAGCAATTACCCCAGCCGGAAGCAGAGAGACaagccgcgtcgccgccgccagcgacgccTGCACCGCCGCCTCTCGCCGCCGCCGGGCGGCCCCGCTGCCGGCGCGACCGCTCCTGCAAGCATACCCCGCCCGCGCCGCAGCATCCCCGCGCGCCGCATtccgcgccgccgcagccgccggtgGACCAACCCGACGCCAGCGGCGCGAAGCTGGCTCTCCTCCCGGCGGGATTCGCGCTCCTGCTGGCCGCCCTTGCTAGGTTTGCCGCACCCCCCTTGTCTCCCTCCTCGCTGTTGATTTAATTTGTGCAGGAAGCAAAACCCTAACTTGAGCTCCTAAATCACGTATCCTGCTATCTATGGCTTGTTTGTGTTCAGGTGAGGGACAGACCAAGGAGCAGTTGTCTCAGCTTTGAAACACAGAGAGAGTTTGCTTTGGCTCCCGGGAAGTGGCAGTGGCGGCAGCGGGTTCAGGGTTTAGGACTAACACCAGAAAACGCAAGGAGCTCTGCAATTGTTTAATCAGGCAATCACAGCTGCATTCTGTCTACCGAGACAGTGGGGTTTAGGATTACCAGAAAGGCAAGATTGATTCAGTGTGACTGACTACCTGTTGTCTTCTGAGCATGAACCCAACCAACAGGGCAAGATTTGTGTGATCAGCTTCTCTCGTGTGGACACTCACAGCAGGATGTTCAGCGTGTCTGACTTGAGAAGCTGGGCGTCTAAGGCTCTCTTCTCGGTAACCTCTGAGGACATGGATGCCAGACCAGCTACAGCtgaggctgcttcgccgaccagtGCAGCTCCTTGGTCAGTCTCTCGCCCGCGCGCTGCTGCCCCAAGTGCAGCTCCTCGCTCAGCCACCAGGTCTGGCTACCGGCCGCGTGCTGCTCACCCAAGTGCAGCTCCCTTTTCACCAACTGGGTCTCGCTCTCGCCAGCGTGCTACCGTCCCAAGCGCAGCTCTGTTTTCACCAACCGGGCCTCGCTCTCGCCTGCGCTTTACTGTCCCAAGTGCAGCTCCCTTTTCAGCCTCCCGCTCTCGCTCTCGCCTCCGCCCTGATCTCCATGCCGACG encodes:
- the LOC124655771 gene encoding kinesin-like protein KIN-12F; the encoded protein is MENNVQVVIRVRPLNNTEKNLCGYNRCLRQESAQSITWTGHPELCFKFDHVACESVNQEVLFRVAGLPMVENCMAGYNSCVFSYGQTGSGKTHTMLGEITELGVNPGPECGMIPRIFELLIARIREEEESRRDEKLKYNCKCSFLEIYNEQITDLVDPSSTNLLLREDTNVGAYVENLTEREVTSVGDIMTLLTQSSVNRKVSATNMNSASSRSHTVFTCTIESRWEKDSICNSRFARLNLVDLAGSERQTASGAEGERLKEASNINKSLLTLSLVITNLVDRTSGKKWHIPYRDSKLTFLLQDSLGGNSKTLIIANVSPSLCSSKETLSTLKFAQRARRIQNNALVNEDSLGDVQTLQNQIYILKERGSADNELQMLQSQIAKLLQEKENARECHLKSQETIEDLSSQVLQLQSEMIDKEKCYEARLEMCSVLKGKLLVDINNNFGLIAKKEQEATELSSKLDSFGNKILRLQAQEEEMLARADSMYNKLSVLTEEIDITNMNHNEKISVLEKQLANAASELGAVSLENNELRSQLNCIERRSYFMEEELTRESNATEKMEEKLTELKILLDERNSFLQKLQNDFSKLSDEKQCCDSQALILRDKLGRAQALAEEREAIATEAWQIADEMKTCAEEKVKEVKVLERSVDDLQSTVCALEEQLARKVSQPNAVSVAKNKQGTELGKNIMHLHRQEEAMLSGSNSMHSEQSILIDEIFATNRGALAAESKENEDLHHQLDEALLLNEMLKDRMLEDLSLLQVNNAIPVNDMEGCSQFQLCNLLANYHHESVVINTIANDIETIVLASELKQHKAEVQEQMLMCTEVVEGLKTESTLWKVDQELGSAIIDDLLEESSNIRTDRESLKRNKDKIRATVKRAKAATSLMCSLPK